The genomic window GGAAAATATGAGAGAAAAAATAAAATTCTCTAAAAGAATAGTTATAAAAGTTGGAACTTCAACTTTAACATATTCAAATGGAAATTTGAATTTCCATCTTATGAATAGACTTGCTTGGGTTTTAGCTGATTTAAAAAATCAAGGAAAAGATGTCATTTTAGTTACTTCTGGAGCTATTGGAGTAGGGTCTAAAAAATTAAATTTTAAAACTAGACCTACTGAAATTAGAGAAAAACAAGCTGCAGCAGCTGTTGGACAAGCTGAACTTATGCATATTTATCAAAATTTTTTAGGAGAATATAATCAAGGAGTTGCTCAAGTTCTTTTAACAAAAGATGATTTTAAAGAAGGTGAAAGAAAAACAAATACAACAAATACTTTAGAAACTCTTTTATCTTTTGGAGTAATTCCAATAGTAAATGCCAATGATACAATTTCTACTTTTGAAATAGAATTTAGTGATAATGATAGATTGTCAGCTAGTGTTGCTTCATTATTAAAATCTGACCTTTTAATAATTTTAACAGATATAGATGCTCTTTATGATTCAAATCCTAAGACTCATCCTGAAGCTAAAAGAATATCTTATGTCGAAAAGGTTACTGATAATATTTTAAAGATGGGTGGAGAAAAAGGAAGTGAATTTAGTGTAGGTGGAATGGAAACTAAGCTTCTAGCTGCTAGAGAATGTTATGATGGTGGAGTTATGATGGCTATAATAGATGGGTCAAATCCTTTATATATTGAAGATTTAATTCAAGGAAAAGATATAGGAACAATTTTTGGTTGTTGTAAATAATTTAGGAGGTTATATGTATATTGAAAATTTAGGATTATTAGCAAGAGAAGCTGAAATTCAGATTGCTCAACTTTCAACTGAAATTAAAAATGAAGTCTTATTAAAATCTGCTGAAGCTCTTTTAAAAAATTCTACTAAAATTATAGAAATTAATAAAAAAGATGTAGAAAAGGCTAAAGAATCTGGAGTAAAAGATGCTTTTATAGATAGACTTACTTTAACAGAAAAAAGAATTAAAGATATGGCTGAAGGATTAAAACAAATTGTTTCTTTAAATGACCCTGTAGGAGAATTTATATATGGAAAAACTTTGCCTAATGGACTTATTATTCAACAAAAAAGAGTTCCTTTAGGGGTAGTAGCTATAATCTTTGAATCTCGTCCAAATGTTACAGCTGATGCCTTTGGATTATGTTTAAAAAGTGGGAATGCTGTTATTTTAAGAGGTGGAAAAGAAGCTATAAATACTAATATTGCTATTGTAAAAGTTTTTAAAGAAGTTTTAAAAGAATGTAACTTGAATGAAAATGCAATTCAAATTGTAGAAAATACAAGTCATGAAATTGCAAATGAACTTATGAAAGCTCATGAATATATTGATGTTTTAATCCCTCGAGGAAGTTCAAGACTTATAAATACAGTTATT from Fusobacterium sp. FSA-380-WT-3A includes these protein-coding regions:
- the proB gene encoding glutamate 5-kinase, with the protein product MENMREKIKFSKRIVIKVGTSTLTYSNGNLNFHLMNRLAWVLADLKNQGKDVILVTSGAIGVGSKKLNFKTRPTEIREKQAAAAVGQAELMHIYQNFLGEYNQGVAQVLLTKDDFKEGERKTNTTNTLETLLSFGVIPIVNANDTISTFEIEFSDNDRLSASVASLLKSDLLIILTDIDALYDSNPKTHPEAKRISYVEKVTDNILKMGGEKGSEFSVGGMETKLLAARECYDGGVMMAIIDGSNPLYIEDLIQGKDIGTIFGCCK
- a CDS encoding glutamate-5-semialdehyde dehydrogenase; protein product: MYIENLGLLAREAEIQIAQLSTEIKNEVLLKSAEALLKNSTKIIEINKKDVEKAKESGVKDAFIDRLTLTEKRIKDMAEGLKQIVSLNDPVGEFIYGKTLPNGLIIQQKRVPLGVVAIIFESRPNVTADAFGLCLKSGNAVILRGGKEAINTNIAIVKVFKEVLKECNLNENAIQIVENTSHEIANELMKAHEYIDVLIPRGSSRLINTVINNSTIPCIQTGVGNCHIFVDESGKLNNAINIIINAKTQRPGVCNAVETLLIHKNIAKDLLPDLGKELISRNVEIRGDETVKKYIENSIESTEEDWATEYEDYIVAIKVVEGLDEAIKHIAKYGTKHSECIVTENYSNAQRFLNEIDAAAVYVNASTRFTDGGQFGFGAEIGISTQKLHARGPMGLKELTTTKYVILGNGQVRK